The Pyxidicoccus trucidator genomic interval GCCTTGTCGCGGTTCGGGTTGTTGTGCGTCAGCAGGCGCGTCTGCCCCAGCTTGCCGAAGCTGAAGACCCCGGGGATGTCGACCTCGTTGTTGAGCCACTCCCCGATGATGCCCAGGAAGTCCGGCAGGGGGATGAGGTCGCCCAGCCGACGCGAGGTGATGAACTTCTGCTGGCAGGAGATGAGGTCCACCCCGCCGACTCCCAGCCCGCCCTTCGAGTCACACGCATAGCGGGTCGCATTGGAGATGCCGCCCATGGAGCGCTTGGCGCGCGCCTCCTTGGACTCATAGGAGGTCGCCTTCGGGTCGATGGGCTTGAACGGATTGACGGGCATGCCCAGGGGGCGGCCTCCGGCCTCGGCGAAGTGGGCCTGGTCGAACAGGCACTGACTGATGACGCCGGTGACGCCCTGACTGATGAGCGAGTCGATGTTCTTGTCGTTGTCCGCGATGACCGAGTCCGTCGTCTGCAGCACGTGCGTGGAGGCGGACATCATCACCGCCTGCGAGGCGAAGAACAGCACGCTGTTGAGCACCCAGTGCGTGGGGATGACGAGCTTGCCGATGAGCTTGTCCGGGTTGGTCGTTGTTATCAGCGTATGGAAGGCCATCACGACGGCACGCCACGCCTCCATCGCCGTGTCGATGACCTTGAGCACCTGCCCCACCACGGGAATCAGCTTCAAGGCGGGACAGGCTATCTTCCAGAAGAGGCCGTCATCGTCTCCCGCGCAGGGATTCAAGGTCTTCATGAACCCGTAGGTGTCCGCCAGGAACGCCTCGGCGAAGTAGATGAGTGACAGCAACGACTGCCACAGCATCGCCGAGACGTAGTGGGACACCTGCGTGCGGTTGGCGTACGCGTAGAAGTTGAACGCGCGCGCCTCCATGGCGGCCATGGAGTAGGCGGCGGAGTCCGCCGTGTTCTGCAGGCGGATGCGCTCGTGCACCGTGTGGCCGATGTTGACGGTGGTCAACACGGCGATGGACATGACGAGCACCATCAGCGCGGCCAGCACCAGCGCCTGGCCTTCCTGGCGGCGGAAGCTCTGTCGGAGGGTCCGGGTAATCATGGTTACAGGCCCCAGTCGGGGTTGAGGTGCATGATCCACTTCCGGTGGAAGTTGGACTGCATGCGCATGGTGTACGTGGCCGTCAGCGGGATGAAGTAGCGCTTGCCGGCAAGGTCTGAGACGAGGGGGATGCTGCCGGTGGCCAGGCCCCAGAGCACCGCCATCTCCAGCGGGTAGACGGAGTCATAGCCCTTCTCGTGCTGGATGCCCCGGACGGACGCGGCGGCCAGGCCGGTGAGGTTGCCGTCGCTCATGATGTTGCCGCGAGGGTCCATCGTCGCCCGGTCGATGGCGCCGTGGAGGGCGAGGCCCGCGTTGGAGGCGAACCACGAGGTGAAGATGATCCAGTTCGCGAAGGGCACCCGCAGCTGGTACCAGTAGCGCAGGCGGATGGTGAGCCGCGTCGACTTGCGGAAGACGAGCTCCGACTCGTCCGGCTCCGGCAGGTTGAAGAACTTGCGGATGTGGTTCTCCAGCGTGGGCACCTCGGGGAAGCTGTCCGCCCCGTCGAAGTCCAGTTCCTGCCAGTTGACGCCGCTGCGCAGCTTCCAGATGGTGTTGATGGGCGTGAAGTAGGCCGGGTTGATGGTGTCCACCCGGATGATGCCCAGCAGGTTGGAGCCGTTGACGGTGCGGGGCACCACGCCGCCACCGAAGTTCAGCGCGCTCATGCCCGTGTCGTAGGCCGCGTGCAGCGCGAACGTCTTCGCGAGGTTCGGCAGGTCGTTCGTGGCGCCCATGGTGGGCAGCAGCGCGACGATGGCCGCGTCGTGCATGCGCTCGTTGTTGCCGTTCCACACGCTGCCGGCCCGCGCCGCCTGGTACGCGGCGT includes:
- a CDS encoding Tad domain-containing protein; translated protein: MITRTLRQSFRRQEGQALVLAALMVLVMSIAVLTTVNIGHTVHERIRLQNTADSAAYSMAAMEARAFNFYAYANRTQVSHYVSAMLWQSLLSLIYFAEAFLADTYGFMKTLNPCAGDDDGLFWKIACPALKLIPVVGQVLKVIDTAMEAWRAVVMAFHTLITTTNPDKLIGKLVIPTHWVLNSVLFFASQAVMMSASTHVLQTTDSVIADNDKNIDSLISQGVTGVISQCLFDQAHFAEAGGRPLGMPVNPFKPIDPKATSYESKEARAKRSMGGISNATRYACDSKGGLGVGGVDLISCQQKFITSRRLGDLIPLPDFLGIIGEWLNNEVDIPGVFSFGKLGQTRLLTHNNPNRDKAVNTRRTRNTIRDWNDGIIPSLGMMAQGDNLGSDDLYWIKFGPAGFPGVTNPLSCKTDERNVGRCWGDPRKGLDDTSRKKLPYQFMAKTSIWAMNDQEGSYRDGGVHWRVHPDRLPTGDSRWRDRRRPEGPEGEVGVTKNEVCVLPVCILGAGEMDVYTANVHPAEDGNHPWKGVIPFMHFEPGQFQGVCGRTATNGAAPRYRFDFNQPSTWVALNKSPDEITNRDLKDKEAGTNAPALLNEEGKVRFNFTADTDGLEMENNRKKFLSFSEGLNVITRGQTYYHRPGNWTEHPNFFNPYWRPRLASVYQGRHNLPLVGSLHDSLPGMLQSIAPKIITH
- a CDS encoding TadE/TadG family type IV pilus assembly protein, producing the protein MGQEAQEGRAQGAPRRRQSGQAAVEAAMIMPLTVFMTLGIIQLTMMQHAKLMTEYAAYQAARAGSVWNGNNERMHDAAIVALLPTMGATNDLPNLAKTFALHAAYDTGMSALNFGGGVVPRTVNGSNLLGIIRVDTINPAYFTPINTIWKLRSGVNWQELDFDGADSFPEVPTLENHIRKFFNLPEPDESELVFRKSTRLTIRLRYWYQLRVPFANWIIFTSWFASNAGLALHGAIDRATMDPRGNIMSDGNLTGLAAASVRGIQHEKGYDSVYPLEMAVLWGLATGSIPLVSDLAGKRYFIPLTATYTMRMQSNFHRKWIMHLNPDWGL